In Chryseobacterium sp., the genomic window AATAGGTTGAAATTTCAGCATGATCTCCTCTGAAAAGAATACCGTGCTCTCTTGTTTCTGTAAGCTGGTTTGCTGTCAACACACATCTTGCACAAAGAATACAACGGTTCATGTTCAATTTGATGTTCGGTCCAAGATCATCTGCTTCGTAAGTATTTCTTTCAAATTCTGTTCTTGTACTGTCTACACCATGCTCATATCCTAAGTCCTGAAGATGACATTCTCCTGCCTGGTCACAGATAGGGCAGTCCAGCGGGTGATTGACCAATAAAAACTCGGTAACGGCTTTTCTTCCTTCCTGAGCTTTCTCAGAAGTAAGGTTTTTTACTTCCATCCCATCCATTACATTCGTTCTGCAGCTTGCTACCAATTTCGGCATAGGACGAGGATCGGCTTCAGATCCTTTGGAAACTTCTACCAGACATGTTCTACATCTCCCTCCGCTGGTCTCTAACTTGCTGTAGTAGCACATAGCAGGAGGTACAGATTTTCCACCGATTTGTCTTGCGGCTTCCAAAATAGAAGTACCCGGCAAAACTTCAGTAGTCTGTCCGTCTATAGTTATTTTGAATTTTTTAACTTCTTCGCTCATATTGTATGCTTTAAGCTTTATGCATTAAGCAATAGGCTTTGTTATTTATATTTTTTCGTATTAAATGTATATCCAATTCCTGCAAGGATCTGTCCGAAAACAAAATCCTGTTGGGCTTTGTCCGGCTTGTTATTTAATGTAGTTTTAATGTCCCACATATTGATATAACCCGCTTTTCCTTCTAACCTTACCATCACATGATCCCATAAAACCAGGTTAAGACTGGCTCTTAGGTCAGTTCCAAGACCTGCTACGTGAAAACGGTCACTTCTTTCATTTCCAAAAAGTTTGACATTACTTTTCGGAAACATAACCCCGATTCCTGCACCGTAAGACCAAACTAAATCAACATTTTTCTTATTAATAAGATTTTGGTATCGCTCAAGACCCAGGTTTTCATAATTAAGTCCGTCTGTATGCTCGAAAGTAAGGAACTTCTCGTCTGCAAGGTTTACCTGTCCGTTCTGGACCATTCCTGCATATTCAGGATCTGATATATGACCTTTAAAGCCAACGGTCTGGTTCTGATCCATCACATATTTCATGTGGTCGATCCCCAAAACAAGCGCTAAATTATCTTTAATAAAATAACCCGCTCTGAAATTGTACTGTACTACCGTAAACCAACCCGGATTAATATACACGATCCCAAATTTTGTTGGTCTGTCCTGAGCCGTTACATTATTCAGCTGAAAATCATAGCCATTTCCTTTAAAATGGATATCAGAATTGCTGAAGGCTGCTCTGTTCCATCCAAAGAAAACGAACATCTGGCCTTTTTTGCTTAACGGTTCTGGCTTTTTGTCAGAAACCGCTGTAAACCAATCCATCATACTTCTGTCTATCAAAGTATCCTTTTCTTTCTTTTGCCCGAAAGCAAAACTCGACATCATTAAGCCGACAACCAATAATTTTTTTTCATCTATGCATTCTTTTCAACAGCCGGAATAGGATCTGCATAATGTGCCAATCCATAGTTTTGAGTTTGAGACAGCTCAGGGTTTTTCACGTGCCACTCAAATTCATCTCTGAAGTGACGGATCGCTGCTGCAACCGGCCAAGCTGCTGCATCACCCAACGGACAAATCGTGTTTCCTTCGATTTTTCTCTGGATATCCCAAAGCAGATCGATATCTTCCATTTTACCTTGTCCGTTTTCTATTTTCTTTAAGATCTTGTACATCCATCCTGTCCCTTCACGGCAAGGAGTACACTGACCACAGCTTTCGTGGTTGTAGAATCTTGCTAACGTCATGGTGTGTTCTACGATACACTGGTCTTCATCTAAAACGATGAAACCTCCTGAACCCATCATGGTTCCGGTAGCGAAACCACCGTCTGCCAAGGATTCGTAGTTCATATATCTTGGCTCTCCGTTTACTGTTCTCAGCAATAGATTAGCTGGAACAATAGGAACAGAACTTCCTCCAGGAATACAAGCCTTTAATTTTTTTCCGTCTTTAATACCTCCGCAATATTCATCAGAGTAGATGAATTCTTCTACGGTGATCGTCATATCGATTTCGTATACTCCCGGTTTGTTGATATTTCCACAAGCAGAAATCAATTTCGTACCTGTAGATCTTCCCACACCTATTTTAGCGTATTCAGCACCTGTTATGTCAATGATTGGAACAATTGCAGCAATAGATTCAACGTTATTTACTACCGTTGGTCTTTCCCACAGACCTTTTACAGCAGGGAATGGCGGTTTTAATCTTGGGTTACCTCTTTTTCCTTCAAGAGATTCAAGCAATGCCGTTTCTTCACCACAGATGTATGCTCCACCCCCTCTCTGAACATAAATTTCACAATCGAAACCTGTTCCCAGGATATTTTTACCTAAAAATCCTGCTGCTTTGGCTTCTTCAATAGCTTCTTCTAAAATATCAGGAATCCATGAATACTCTCCACGGATGTAGATATAAGAAACATTGGAACCTAAACAGTAAGATGAAATTAACATTCCCTCAATCAATACATGAGGAAGGAACTCCATCAGATATCTGTCCTTGAATGTTCCAGGCTCAGATTCATCCGCATTGACAACAAGGTGTCTTGGAACACCTTCAGGTTTTGCCAAAAAGCTCCATTTCATTCCTGTTGGGAATCCAGCTCCACCACGTCCTCTTAGTCCTGAAGCTTTTACTTCTTCAAGAATTTCGTCAGGAGTCATCTTCAAGGCTTTTTCTGCTGCAGTGTAACCTCCTTGTTTACGGTAGGTTTCAAAGTAGCGAATACCTTCTATATGTGCGTCTTTAAGTAAAAGTTTTTTACTCATTGTTTATTATGCTTTTAGCGGTCAGCTATTGGCCTATGGCTTTTAGCTTATGGCTATTTTAATTTGTTAAAATTTATTTAGTCCAAAGCAACTTGTCCCTGTCTGCAAAGATCAAGGATTTCATCTACTTTTTCTATTGTTAAATTTTCATGAAAGAATTTCCCCAGCTGCATCATAGGTGCATATCCGCATGCGCCAAGACATTCAGCAGGTTTTAATGTGAACATACCGTCTTCAGTAGTTTCTCCGTCTTTAATGTTCAGTTTGGTTCTGATATGCTTAAGGATCTTTTCGCTTCCACAAACCATACAAGGTCCTGTTCTGCAAACTTCCAAAACATATTTACCCACCGGCTTCATATTAAACATCGTATAGAAAGTAGCCACTTCATATACCTCAATGGGTTGGATACTTAATAGTCCGGCAACATAATCCATCACAGGCACGTCTAACCATCCTCCGAATTCTTTCTGTGCTAAGTGAAGTACAGGAAGAAGAGCAGATTTCTGTCTTCCTTCAGGATATCTTGCGATAATTTTATGTACCTGTGCTAAACTTTCCGGTTTAAAAGCTATTGTTTCGCTCACTTTTTTAAATTTTAAATTTTGAATTTTAGATTTTGAATCTAAATAATTTCAATTTTTATAGTAGTTTGGATTAATTCAAAATTCATAATCCAACATTTATAATTATTGTTATGCGTCTAATTCTCCCGCAATAATATTCATACTACACATCGTTACAATGGCATCTGAAATGACAGAACCAGTAATCATTTCAGGGTATGCCTGATAGTAGATGAAGCATGGTCTTCTGAAGTGAAGTCTATAAGGGCTTCTTCCTCCGTCACTCACAAGATAGAATCCTAATTCTCCGTTTCCACCTTCTACAGCGTGGTAAACTTCTCCTTTCGGTACATCAGTTTCTCCCATGACAATTTTGAAATGGTAGATCAATGCTTCCATTTTCTGATACACATCTGCCTTTTCAGGAAGATAGAAGTCAGGAACATCCGCATGGAATGGACCTTCCGGAAGATTTTCGTATGCTTGTTTGATGATTTTGATTGATTCCCAGATTTCCTGTTGACGAACCATGAAACGGTCGTAAGTATCTCCTGAAGTTCCTACAGGAATAATGAAGTCGAAATCTTCATAGGAAGAGTAAGGCTGTGCAACTCTTACATCATAATCTACTCCTGCTGCACGTAAATTTGGACCTGTGAAACCATAGCTTAATGCTCTTTCGGCAGAAATAGCTCCTGTACCGATGGTTCTATCCATAAAAATTCTGTTTCTTTCTAATAAAGTACCGAATTCTTTGAATCTTGCCGGGAAAGTCTTTAAGAAATCCTGTAATAACTCATGAAACTTAGGTGTGAAATCTCTTTCAAAACCTCCGATTCTTCCCATATTGGTCGTCATCCTTGCCCCGCAGATCTGCTCATACATATCATAAATACGTTCTCTTTCGATGAACATATAGGTAAGCCCTGTAATCGCTCCCGAGTCCATTCCGGTTACCCCGTTACAGATCAGGTGGTCACCGATTCTGGCTAATTCCATCAGGATAACACGCATGTAATCTACACGCTTAGGAACTTCAATGCCGATCAGCTTCTCCACTGTCATATGCCAGCCTAAGTTATTGATCGGTGCAGAACAGTAATTCATACGGTCAGTAAGGGTCGTGATCTGAGAATAGTTTCTTCTTTCAGAAATTTTCTCAAATGCTCTGTGAATGTATCCCACAGTCTGCTCAGCGTGAAGGATTCTTTCTCCGTCCATCGTTAAGATATTCTGGAAAATCCCGTGAGTGGCAGGGTGGGTAGGTCCTAAATTGAGGGTGTACAATTGTCCGTCAATCTGTTCCTTACTTTCGTACTGGTTTAGTATATTAGATAATGAGTTATCTTTCATAATTTAAATGCTTTAGGCTATAGGCTATAGGCTTTAAGCTTATTGCTTACTGCTTATTGCTTATTGCATTATTTTTTATCTTCCGAACATGCTATCGTTCTTGTCGGTTCTTGTACCGTCTTCAAGGCGATATTCCTTCAACATAGGGTGGTATCCGAGATCTTCCATATTCAGGATAGGTCTCAGATCCGGGTGTCCTTTGAACTTAATCCCATAGAAATCATAGGTTTCTCTTTCCATCCAGTTGGCACCGGCATATAGATCTGTAAGAGAATCTACTTCGATATTTTCTCTGGACATGAATATTTTCAGACGCAATCTGAAATTGGCCATCATATTATGCAAATGGTATACAACGCCTATTTCCTTTTCAGGAAATTCAGGGTAGTGAATACCACAGATATCCGTAAGGAAGTTAAATTCCAATGATGAATCTTTAAGATAGTGAATGATCTTTTTGATATCTTCTTTCTTCACTTCAATCGTGAGCATTCCATAAGGTTCTGAGCTTGAAATGACAGATTCCGGAAATTCTCTGGTGATTGCTTCTAATACAAATTCGTTCGTCATTTCCGTTTAGTTGCTTATGTTGTAAGAATCTAATAATTTCTGATATTCAGGCATGTCTCTTCTTCTGATGCTTTCGCTTTCTGCAAGAGCCTGTACCTGCATTACTCCTTCAATGATCTGCTCAGGTCTTGGAGGACATCCAGGAACATAAACGTCTACCGGAATAATTTTATCAATTCCCTGAAGTACAGAATATGAATCGAAAATACCACCGCTGGAAGCACAAGCTCCCACTGCTACTACCCATTTCGGCTCTGCCATCTGAGTGTAAACTTCTTTCAGGACTGGTCCTAATTTCTTTGATATAGTTCCGCAAAC contains:
- a CDS encoding NADH-quinone oxidoreductase subunit C, coding for MTNEFVLEAITREFPESVISSSEPYGMLTIEVKKEDIKKIIHYLKDSSLEFNFLTDICGIHYPEFPEKEIGVVYHLHNMMANFRLRLKIFMSRENIEVDSLTDLYAGANWMERETYDFYGIKFKGHPDLRPILNMEDLGYHPMLKEYRLEDGTRTDKNDSMFGR
- the nuoF gene encoding NADH-quinone oxidoreductase subunit NuoF, coding for MSKKLLLKDAHIEGIRYFETYRKQGGYTAAEKALKMTPDEILEEVKASGLRGRGGAGFPTGMKWSFLAKPEGVPRHLVVNADESEPGTFKDRYLMEFLPHVLIEGMLISSYCLGSNVSYIYIRGEYSWIPDILEEAIEEAKAAGFLGKNILGTGFDCEIYVQRGGGAYICGEETALLESLEGKRGNPRLKPPFPAVKGLWERPTVVNNVESIAAIVPIIDITGAEYAKIGVGRSTGTKLISACGNINKPGVYEIDMTITVEEFIYSDEYCGGIKDGKKLKACIPGGSSVPIVPANLLLRTVNGEPRYMNYESLADGGFATGTMMGSGGFIVLDEDQCIVEHTMTLARFYNHESCGQCTPCREGTGWMYKILKKIENGQGKMEDIDLLWDIQRKIEGNTICPLGDAAAWPVAAAIRHFRDEFEWHVKNPELSQTQNYGLAHYADPIPAVEKNA
- a CDS encoding NADH-quinone oxidoreductase subunit B produces the protein MSDKKPVIRTDAPAPEGYEGEGFFATKLSSVIGMARKFSLWPLPFATSCCGIEFMATLNPTYDASRFGMERNSFSPRQADMLMVCGTISKKLGPVLKEVYTQMAEPKWVVAVGACASSGGIFDSYSVLQGIDKIIPVDVYVPGCPPRPEQIIEGVMQVQALAESESIRRRDMPEYQKLLDSYNISN
- the nuoE gene encoding NAD(P)H-dependent oxidoreductase subunit E, with translation MSETIAFKPESLAQVHKIIARYPEGRQKSALLPVLHLAQKEFGGWLDVPVMDYVAGLLSIQPIEVYEVATFYTMFNMKPVGKYVLEVCRTGPCMVCGSEKILKHIRTKLNIKDGETTEDGMFTLKPAECLGACGYAPMMQLGKFFHENLTIEKVDEILDLCRQGQVALD
- a CDS encoding 2Fe-2S iron-sulfur cluster-binding protein codes for the protein MSEEVKKFKITIDGQTTEVLPGTSILEAARQIGGKSVPPAMCYYSKLETSGGRCRTCLVEVSKGSEADPRPMPKLVASCRTNVMDGMEVKNLTSEKAQEGRKAVTEFLLVNHPLDCPICDQAGECHLQDLGYEHGVDSTRTEFERNTYEADDLGPNIKLNMNRCILCARCVLTANQLTETREHGILFRGDHAEISTYLNKALDNDFIGNIIDVCPVGALTDRTARFASRVWFTKPMNASCKCDKCSGKAVVWMKGDEIVRVTARKDQWGEVEEFICDTCRFERKALSDWNIEGPRHIDRHSVISLNHYEKPKDELRVLDNPMAKEISEKDEK
- the nuoD gene encoding NADH dehydrogenase (quinone) subunit D — protein: MKDNSLSNILNQYESKEQIDGQLYTLNLGPTHPATHGIFQNILTMDGERILHAEQTVGYIHRAFEKISERRNYSQITTLTDRMNYCSAPINNLGWHMTVEKLIGIEVPKRVDYMRVILMELARIGDHLICNGVTGMDSGAITGLTYMFIERERIYDMYEQICGARMTTNMGRIGGFERDFTPKFHELLQDFLKTFPARFKEFGTLLERNRIFMDRTIGTGAISAERALSYGFTGPNLRAAGVDYDVRVAQPYSSYEDFDFIIPVGTSGDTYDRFMVRQQEIWESIKIIKQAYENLPEGPFHADVPDFYLPEKADVYQKMEALIYHFKIVMGETDVPKGEVYHAVEGGNGELGFYLVSDGGRSPYRLHFRRPCFIYYQAYPEMITGSVISDAIVTMCSMNIIAGELDA